Proteins encoded within one genomic window of Haematobia irritans isolate KBUSLIRL chromosome 5, ASM5000362v1, whole genome shotgun sequence:
- the pnut gene encoding septin 7-like protein pnut, whose product MQNSPRSNVNGAISSLPSTLAQLALRDKQQPSSLPTIGGGGGGGGSGGSSVLSKAAVLQQQANGGPSIESSANVGHNDSNKLTTELQEKEQENQKQQQLTQPKQKPPLPVRNKPMEIAGYVGFANLPNQVYRKAVKRGFEFTLMVVGASGLGKSTLINSMFLSDIYNAEQYPGPSLRKKKTVAVEATKVLLKENGVNLTLTVVDTPGFGDSVDNTNCWVPILEYVDSKYEEYLTAESRVYRKQIPDNRVHCCLYFIGPTGHGLRPLDIACMQSLSDKVNLVPVIAKADTLTPDEVHLFKKQILNEIAQHKIKIYDFPSTLEDAAEETKTTQNLRTRVPFAVVGANTIVELADGKKVRGRRYPWGLVEVENLSHCDFIALRNMVIRTHLQDLKDVTNNVHYENYRCRKLSELGLVDGKARLSNKNPLTQMEEEKREHELKMKKMEAEMEQVFDMKVKEKMQKLKDSEIELARRHEERKKALELQIRELEEKRREFERERKDWEEVNHITLEELKRRSLGANSSTDNADGKKEKKKKGLF is encoded by the coding sequence ATGCAAAACAGCCCCCGCTCAAATGTGAATGGAGCAATTTCATCGCTGCCCAGCACATTGGCCCAGTTGGCCCTACGAGATAAACAACAACCTTCCAGCCTGCCCACCATTGGCGGTGGCGGCGGAGGAGGTGGTTCCGGCGGTTCTAGTGTTCTCTCAAAAGCCGCTGTATTACAACAACAGGCCAATGGGGGCCCTTCCATAGAATCCTCTGCGAATGTAGGCCATAATGATTCCAATAAATTGACAACGGAACTGCAGGAGAAAGAACAAGAGAACCAAAAGCAACAGCAGCTAACACAGCCAAAACAAAAGCCACCATTGCCAGTACGTAATAAGCCCATGGAAATTGCAGGTTATGTTGGTTTCGCCAACCTGCCAAACCAAGTGTACCGCAAAGCAGTCAAGCGTGGCTTCGAATTCACGCTGATGGTTGTGGGGGCCAGTGGTCTGGGCAAGTCAACTTTAATTAATTCCATGTTTCTCTCCGATATATATAATGCCGAACAGTATCCAGGACCCTCATTGAGGAAGAAAAAGACCGTAGCTGTGGAGGCTACCAAAGTTTTGTTGAAGGAGAATGGTGTGAATCTTACGCTCACAGTTGTGGATACACCAGGCTTTGGTGATAGTGTGGACAATACCAATTGCTGGGTTCCCATTCTGGAATATGTGGATTCCAAGTATGAAGAATATCTCACAGCTGAATCGAGGGTTTATCGTAAACAAATACCAGACAATCGTGTCCACTGTTGTCTCTATTTCATTGGTCCCACCGGCCATGGTCTAAGACCATTGGATATAGCATGCATGCAGAGTTTATCCGATAAAGTAAATTTGGTTCCTGTCATTGCAAAGGCCGATACTTTGACCCCGGATGAAGTGCATCTGTTCAAAAAGCAAATTCTGAATGAAATCGCTCAGCACAAAATCAAGATCTATGACTTCCCCTCAACTCTAGAAGATGCAGCCGAAGAAACGAAAACCACACAAAATTTACGCACACGTGTACCCTTTGCCGTAGTTGGAGCTAATACCATAGTTGAACTGGCCGATGGCAAGAAGGTGCGGGGTCGTCGTTACCCTTGGGGTTTGGTGGAGGTGGAAAATCTATCACATTGCGATTTCATTGCTTTACGCAATATGGTCATAAGGACTCATCTGCAAGATTTGAAGGATGTCACCAACAATGTGCACTATGAGAACTACAGATGTCGCAAACTTTCAGAGCTGGGTTTGGTAGATGGCAAGGCCCGCCTGTCCAACAAAAATCCTTTAACCCAGATGGAGGAAGAGAAACGTGAGCatgaattaaaaatgaaaaaaatggaagcggAAATGGAACAAGTGTTCGACATGAAAGTCAAGGAGAAGATGCAAAAACTTAAAGATTCCGAAATTGAATTGGCTCGCCGTCATGAGGAGCGCAAAAAGGCATTAGAATTGCAAATTCGAGAGTTGGAGGAGAAGAGGCGAGAATTTGAGCGGGAACGCAAAGATTGGGAAGAGGTTAATCACATCACATTGGAAGAATTGAAGAGGCGTAGTCTGGGAGCGAATAGCAGTACGGATAATGCCGATGGCAAAAAGGAGAAAAAGAAGAAGGGTTTGTTCTAA